The Desulfurellaceae bacterium genomic interval GGCCAGCCCTCTTCGACGATCACACAGCGGTTGGTTTTGTGGACCGAGCGCAGCAGGGTTGCGTCGTCCAGGGGACGTATGGTGCGCGGGTCAATCACCTCGGCGTCTATGCCCTGGCTGGCCAGCTCGTCCGCGGCTTCGAGGGCGACATAGACCATCTTGGACCAGGCCACCAGGGTCACGTCGCTGCCCGTGCGTTTGACCTCGGCCCGGCCGACCGGGACCAGGTATTCGTTGTCCTCGACCTGGCCCTTGCGGCCGTACAAGACCTCACCCTCGATGAAAATCGTGGGGTTGTCGTCGCGGATGGCCGACTTGAGCAGGCCCTTGGCGTCGGCCGGGGTCGAGGGAGCGATGACCTTCAGGCCGGGCACATAGGCGTACAGGCTCTCGACCGCCTGGGAGTGCTGGGCGGCCAGCTGGTGGGCGGCCCCGCCCGGGCCGCGAAAAACAATCGGCAGGGACAGCTGGCCGCCGGACATGTAGCGCAGCTTGGCCGCGTTGTTGACGATCTGATCGTAGGCGCACAGCGAGAAGTTCCAGGTCATGAACTCGATAATCGGCCGCAGACCAACCATCGCCGCCCCGACCCCGACCCCGGCAAAACCGGCCTCGGCAATTGGCGAGTCCACCACCCGGCGCTCGCCAAACCGGTCGAGCAGGCCCTCCGACACCTTATACGCCCCGTTGTAATGGCCGACCTCTTCGCCCATCAGAAACACGCGCTCGTCGCGTTCCATCTCCTCGGCCATGGCCTCGCGCACGGCTTCCCGATAGCTGATCTCACGCACGGTATGTCTCCTTCAGCGGCTAACCGGCCTGGCGCGCTCGGTGGGGCAGAGAGATAATCTTCTCGTCCGGCTGGGCCTGGGCGTAGACGTAGTCGTACAGCTCGGACGGATCGGGAACGGGCGACTCGTCGGCAAACGCGACCGCCTCGGCGACCTCGGCCTTGGCCTCGTCGTCAATCGCCTTGAGCTGTTCCTCGGTGGCCATGCCCAGGCCGAAGATACGCTGCTCGAGCAGGAAGATGGGGTCGCGTTTCTTCCACTCATCGACCTCTTGCTTGGTGCGGTATTTGGCCGGGTCGGACATGGAATGGCCCCG includes:
- a CDS encoding pyruvate dehydrogenase complex E1 component subunit beta → MREISYREAVREAMAEEMERDERVFLMGEEVGHYNGAYKVSEGLLDRFGERRVVDSPIAEAGFAGVGVGAAMVGLRPIIEFMTWNFSLCAYDQIVNNAAKLRYMSGGQLSLPIVFRGPGGAAHQLAAQHSQAVESLYAYVPGLKVIAPSTPADAKGLLKSAIRDDNPTIFIEGEVLYGRKGQVEDNEYLVPVGRAEVKRTGSDVTLVAWSKMVYVALEAADELASQGIDAEVIDPRTIRPLDDATLLRSVHKTNRCVIVEEGWPMAGFGAEISYRIMQDGFDSLDAPVARVTGEDVPMPYAKNLEELVIPSVRKVVEAVRGVVYRD